A DNA window from Danio aesculapii chromosome 14, fDanAes4.1, whole genome shotgun sequence contains the following coding sequences:
- the thoc3 gene encoding THO complex subunit 3 gives MASSYYQEMQEVFRNNNKSREFPAHSAKVHSVAWSCDGKRLASGSFDKTASVFVLEKDRLVKENNYRGHGDSVDQLCWHPTNPDLFVTASGDKTIRIWDVRTTKCMATVSTKGENINICWSPDGQTIAVGNKDDVVTFIDAKTHRPRAEEQFKFEVNEISWNNDNDMFFLTNGNGCINILSYPELKLIQSINAHPSNCICIKFDPTGKYFATGSADALVSLWNVEELVCVRCFSRLDWPVRTLSFSHDGKMLASASEDHFIDIAEVETGEKLWEIQCESPTFTVAWHPKRPLLAYACDDKEGKYDSNREAGTVKLFGLPNDS, from the exons ATGGCGTCCTCGTACTATCAGGAGATGCAGGAGGTGTtcagaaataacaataaaagcaGAGAGTTCCCTGCTCACAGTGCTAAAGTGCACTCGGTGGCTTGGAGCTGTGATGGAAAACGACTGGCATCCGGTTCATTTGACAAAACTGCTAGCGTGTTTGTCCTGGAAAAAGACCGACTG gTGAAGGAAAACAACTACCGTGGGCATGGAGACAGTGTGGATCAGCTGTGCTGGCATCCCACCAACCCTGATCTGTTTGTCACTGCATCAGGAGACAAGACCATCCGCATCTGGGATGTGCGGACCACCAAATGCATGGCCACAGTCAGCACAAAAG GGGAGAATATCAACATATGCTGGAGTCCTGATGGTCAGACCATCGCTGTAGGTAACAAGGATGATGTTGTAACGTTCATTGATGCCAAAACACACCGTCCACGTGCTGAGGAGCAGTTCAAGTTTGAGGTCAACGAAATCTCCTGGAATAATGACAATGACATGTTCTTCCTGACCAACGGCAATGGATGCATCAACATATTAAG TTACCCTGAACTGAAGCTCATACAGTCAATTAACGCCCATCCATCCAACTGCATCTGCATTAAGTTTGATCCGACTGGGAAGTATTTTGCCACAGGAAGTGCAGATGCCCTGGTCAGCCTGTGGAACGTGGAGGAGCTGGTGTGTGTGCGATGCTTCTCAAG ACTGGACTGGCCTGTACGAACTCTTAGCTTTAGTCATGATGGTAAAATGCTTGCGTCTGCATCAGAAGACCATTTCATCGACATTGCAGAAGTAGAGACGG GGGAAAAACTGTGGGAGATTCAGTGCGAGTCTCCAACATTCACTGTAGCCTGGCATCCGAAGAGGCCGCTGTTGGCATATGCCTGTGATGATAAAGAGGGCAAATACGACAGCAACCGAGAAGCAGGCACCGTCAAACTCTTTGGCCTTCCCAATGACTCCTGA